Genomic DNA from Comamonas resistens:
ATGCGGCACTGCGCGAGCCTGCAGTGCAGGAGCGTCTGCAAAGCCTGGGCGTGCAGGCCCTGGGTGGCTCGCCCCAGCGCCTGATCGAGATGATGGAAGAGACCTCGCAGGCCGTGCGGGAGACCGTGCAGGAGCAGGGGCTGCGCCCGACAGGTCGCTGAATCTGCTTTGGTATTGATAGCTGCTGACGTTCGACCGTATTACGTTACAAGCTGTTTTGATGCCTGGGGTGTTTTTTGCTGGCATGCCTGACGGGCTTTGCAGCGCCTGGCTGCACACTGCGGCACAATGCCTGCCATGCTGATGTATCCGCACATTGATCCCGTTGCCCTGCAGATTGGCCCGCTGGCCGTGCACTGGTATGGCCTGACCTATCTGGCTGCTTTTGGCCTGTTCCTGTTTCTGGGAACGCGCCGTCTGCACCATCCTCCATTCCGGTTCATGACGGGCGAGCGCGCCTGGTCGCGCAAGGATGTGGAGGACATTCTGTTTCTCGGCGTGCTGGGCGTGGTCGTGGGCGGTCGCATTGGCTACTGCCTGTTCTACAAGCCTGGCTACTACCTCTCGCATCCGCTCGAGATTTTTGCCGTCTGGCAGGGCGGCATGAGCTTTCATGGCGGCTTGCTGGGCGTGATTGGCTCCATGCTCTGGTTCGCCCATTCACGCCGTCGCAGCTGGCTGGAGGTCGCGGATTTTGTAGCGCCTTGCGTCCCCACGGGGCTGGCTGCGGGGCGAATCGGCAATTTCATCAACGGCGAACTCTGGGGTCGTGCGGCCAGTGCCGATCTGCCCTGGGCCATGGTGTTTCCGCAAAGCGGCTCCATGATCCCGCGCCACCCCTCGCAGATTTATCAGGTGCTGATGGAGGGTTTGCTGCTGTTCATCATTCTCTGGCTTTATGCGCGCAAGGAGCACAAGCCCGGACAGGTGGCGGCGGTGTTTTTGCTGGGCTACGGCGTGTTCCGCTTCACGGCAGAGTATTTCCGCGAACCCGATGACTTTCTGGGCATTCTGTCGCTGGGCATGAGCATGGGGCAGTGGCTGTGCATTCCCATGATTGTGGGCGGCATCGTCATGTGGTGGCTGTGCGGCAAGCGAGCGGCCTACGATGTGCCGCGCAGTGCGGCCTGAGCCTTGAGCCTCATCATCCGACGCAGACCATCCGGTCTGCGTTTTTTTATTGCCGCCGGGCCGCCCCAAGGCAATAAGCGGCCCCCTTGGGGGGCTGCGGCCACACGCCAGTGGGCAAGCGTGGAAGCTTTTGATGCCCAAACTTTGCACATAATGGCGCAAAGCGTTACTGCGTCAGCGGTATTTGCTTCGTGATTGAGAGCATTATCCTTCTAGAAACTCTGGAGATATTATGGGCTGGGCAGCAGACTGGATTGAGCAAACCAAACTCTGGGTGCGAGGCGCGGAAGGCGGCAAGCCCGATGAGCAGCAGCGCCCGCTGGCGCAGCGGCTGGATGCCACGCTGCGCCGCGGTCAGGAAGCACTGTCCCCGCGCGAACTGCGCCGCCTGCTGCAGGATATGGAGCAGGTGGCCGATGCCGCACTCAGCGATGTGGAAGGCGGACGCAAGGCCCTGGCGTTGATGGAGTGGTATGCGGCCGCCGATGCGGCCGCGCACAAGGACTTCTGGTTGCTGAGCATCGAGCGCTTTGGTCCCGATGCCCAGGCGTTGCAGGTCGCGCGTGAGCGTTATGACAAGGCCGGCAGCGATGCCGAACGAAGCGAGGCCGAAATGGCTTTGCGCCGTGCCTTGCTTTCGTCGCGCACCCGCTTGCTCCAGCGCTTTGCCCAGCCTCAGGGCGGGCTGGAATTTCTAATCAATATGCGTGCGCAGCTGCTGGCCTTGCCCAAGTCGGAGCAGCAGCGCTATGTGGCGCTGGACGCCGAGCTGGAGCACCTGTTTTCCCGCTGGTTCGATGTTGCCTTGCTGGAGCTGCGCAGCATCAACTGGGATTCGCCGGCATCGCTGCTCGAAAAGCTGATCCAGTACGAGGCCGTGCACGATATCCGCAGCTGGTCCGACCTGAAGAACCGTCTGGACAGCGATCGCCGCTGCTACGGCTTCTTCCATCCACGCATGCCCAAGGTGCCGCTGATCTTTGTCGAGGTGGCGTTGCTGGACAAGATGGCGGGCAGCATGGCCCCGCTGCTGGACGAGTCTGCGGCCGCCGCCGATCTGTCCAAGGCCAATACCGCCATCTTCTACTCGATCAGCAACACGCAGACCGGGCTCAAGGGTGTGAGCTTTGGGGACTCTCTGATCAAGCATGTGGTGGAAACGCTCACGCAGGAGTTCCCCAAACTCAAGCATTTCGCCACCTTGTCGCCGATTCCGGGGCTGCGCAGCTGGCTGCTCAAGCATGGCGATGCCGCTCTGGCCGAGCTGGACGACAAGGAGAAAGCCGCGCTGGAAAAATCTGCCGGTGGCGTGACGGCCGCCCAGTTGCTGGCGGCGCTGGAAGACCCGGGCTCTCTCGGTGAAAAATCCACGCTGCGTCAGGCGGCGCTGTATTGCGCCGCACGCTATCTGGGGCGGGAAACTGCCAAGGGTCGTCCGCTGGATGCCGTGGCACGCTTTCACCTTGGCAACGGTGCGCGTGTGGAGCGTCTGAACTGGGCGGCAGACCTGTCATCCAAGGGGCTCAAGCAGTCCATGGGGCTGATGGTCAACTACCTCTATGACTTGAAGCGCCTGGACAAGCACCGCAGCCTGCTGGCGCAGGGCAAGATTCCGGTTTCCTCTGAGATCGAATCGCTGTGCAAGGGATGATTCGCTGACGACGTCTTCCTGCACACCTGCGCCTTCAACAACCAGCCCGGCCTTTGCGTGGAGCACGGCCGGGAAAGCAGGAGACATTCATGCAGGTTTCTGGGGCGAGGGATGAGTTCAAGGCAGGCGGCATGGAGCGGCGCGCGCTGCTTCAAACCATGGCAGCGCTGGTGGCCACCACGGCAGCAGCGTGGGGGCACGCCAGCAATGACTGGCCGAACAAGCCGGTGAATCTGGTCGTGCCCTTTCCTGCAGGCGGTGGGACCGACACGTTTGCCAGGCCGTTTTCGGCACAATTTTCCAAGATGGC
This window encodes:
- the lgt gene encoding prolipoprotein diacylglyceryl transferase, which produces MPAMLMYPHIDPVALQIGPLAVHWYGLTYLAAFGLFLFLGTRRLHHPPFRFMTGERAWSRKDVEDILFLGVLGVVVGGRIGYCLFYKPGYYLSHPLEIFAVWQGGMSFHGGLLGVIGSMLWFAHSRRRSWLEVADFVAPCVPTGLAAGRIGNFINGELWGRAASADLPWAMVFPQSGSMIPRHPSQIYQVLMEGLLLFIILWLYARKEHKPGQVAAVFLLGYGVFRFTAEYFREPDDFLGILSLGMSMGQWLCIPMIVGGIVMWWLCGKRAAYDVPRSAA
- a CDS encoding malonyl-CoA decarboxylase, translated to MGWAADWIEQTKLWVRGAEGGKPDEQQRPLAQRLDATLRRGQEALSPRELRRLLQDMEQVADAALSDVEGGRKALALMEWYAAADAAAHKDFWLLSIERFGPDAQALQVARERYDKAGSDAERSEAEMALRRALLSSRTRLLQRFAQPQGGLEFLINMRAQLLALPKSEQQRYVALDAELEHLFSRWFDVALLELRSINWDSPASLLEKLIQYEAVHDIRSWSDLKNRLDSDRRCYGFFHPRMPKVPLIFVEVALLDKMAGSMAPLLDESAAAADLSKANTAIFYSISNTQTGLKGVSFGDSLIKHVVETLTQEFPKLKHFATLSPIPGLRSWLLKHGDAALAELDDKEKAALEKSAGGVTAAQLLAALEDPGSLGEKSTLRQAALYCAARYLGRETAKGRPLDAVARFHLGNGARVERLNWAADLSSKGLKQSMGLMVNYLYDLKRLDKHRSLLAQGKIPVSSEIESLCKG